A window from Calliopsis andreniformis isolate RMS-2024a chromosome 5, iyCalAndr_principal, whole genome shotgun sequence encodes these proteins:
- the Su(h) gene encoding recombining binding protein suppressor of hairless, which yields MPHQFGLPTMAHGMQSPPSPTSVMSVYPRFGSGVYRPDHQDQRLTREAMERYLRDRSDMVIVILHAKVAQKSYGNEKRFFCPPPCIYLFGDGWRMRQEQMLREGESEQSAQLCAFIGIGNSDQDMQQLDLNNGKQYCAAKTLYISDSDKRKHFMLSVKMFYGSGHDIGVFHSKRIKVISKPSKKKQSLKNADLCIASGTKVALFNRLRSQTVSTRYLHVENGNFHASSTQWGAFTIHLLDDNESESEEFQVRDGYVHYGSTVKLVCSVTGMALPRLVIRKVDKQMASLEADDPVSQLHKCAFYMKDTDHMYLCLSQERIIQFQATPCPKEANKEMINDGACWTIISTDKAEYQFFEGMGPVRSPVTPVPLVHSLHLNGGGDVAMLELTGDNFTPNLQVWFGDVEAETMYRCQESMLCVVPDISQFRGEWLWVRQPTQVPVSLVRNDGIIYATGLTFTYTPEPGPRPHCPPADEIMRAPRAMHNQASMPPAIADVPWNTHQPPQPGL from the coding sequence ATGCCACACCAGTTTGGCCTGCCTACGATGGCGCACGGAATGCAATCACCTCCTTCGCCAACTTCGGTGATGTCGGTTTATCCACGTTTCGGATCAGGTGTTTATAGACCTGACCACCAAGATCAGAGGTTGACACGAGAAGCAATGGAGCGTTACTTGCGCGACAGAAGcgatatggttatcgtaatcctTCACGCCAAAGTTGCGCAAAAATCGTACGGTAATGAGAAACGGTTTTTCTGTCCTCCGCCGTGTATTTACCTATTTGGAGATGGCTGGAGAATGAGACAAGAACAAATGCTTCGCGAAGGAGAGAGCGAACAATCTGCGCAACTTTGCGCATTCATAGGAATTGGTAACTCCGATCAAGACATGCAACAATTAGACTTGAATAATGGGAAACAATATTGCGCGGCAAAGACATTGTACATTTCCGATTCTGACAAGAGGAAACATTTTATGCTCTCGGTGAAAATGTTTTACGGCAGCGGACACGACATCGGCGTGTTTCACAGTAAAAGAATCAAAGTGATCTCGAAGCCGTCGAAGAAGAAGCAGTCGTTGAAAAATGCCGATTTGTGTATTGCGAGCGGGACAAAGGTTGCTCTATTTAATCGGTTACGGTCTCAAACAGTGAGCACACGTTACTTGCACGTGGAAAATGGTAACTTTCATGCGAGTTCGACGCAGTGGGGAGCATTTACGATACACCTGTTGGACGATAACGAGAGCGAGTCGGAAGAATTTCAAGTGCGAGATGGATATGTACATTACGGCAGTACGGTAAAGTTGGTATGTTCGGTGACGGGAATGGCACTACCGCGGTTAGTAATTCGTAAGGTGGACAAACAAATGGCCAGTCTAGAAGCTGATGATCCCGTATCGCAACTTCACAAATGCGCCTTTTATATGAAAGACACCGATCATATGTATCTATGTTTGTCCCAAGAACGTATAATACAGTTCCAAGCGACTCCATGTCCAAAGGAAGCCAACAAAGAAATGATAAACGATGGTGCGTGTTGGACGATAATCAGTACCGACAAGGCAGAATATCAATTCTTCGAAGGTATGGGACCGGTAAGGTCTCCGGTGACACCAGTGCCGCTTGTTCACAGTTTGCACTTGAACGGTGGCGGTGACGTTGCGATGTTAGAACTGACGGGAGACAATTTTACGCCGAACCTTCAGGTATGGTTCGGCGACGTAGAGGCCGAAACTATGTACAGATGTCAAGAGAGTATGCTGTGCGTTGTTCCCGACATATCACAGTTCAGGGGCGAGTGGCTTTGGGTTAGACAACCGACTCAAGTTCCTGTCTCGTTGGTTCGCAATGATGGTATTATCTACGCGACCGGCTTGACCTTTACTTATACGCCGGAACCCGGCCCTCGACCTCATTGTCCACCGGCAGACGAGATCATGAGAGCTCCGCGAGCCATGCACAATCAGGCTAGTATGCCACCTGCAATCGCAGATGTACCTTGGAACACGCATCAACCACCACAGCCGGGTCTCTGA